The genomic segment TCAGCGTGGTGATCAAGGACCAGAGCTCGTCTGAACTGCTTATTGGCCGGGATGGACAGACCTTGAGCGCCATCCAGTACATTGCCAACCGGATCATAGCCAAAAGCAGGCCCGGTGCAGCCAGGGTCCAGCTGGATACTGAAGATTTTCTGGAAAAGCAGAATGAAAAACTCCAGCAGAATGCCTATCAGCTGGCCACCAAGGCCAAAAAAATCGGCAAGACCATGAGCACCAAGCCCTTGAGTTCCTACCATCGCAGGATAGTCCACATGGCCCTGCAGAGCGACAAAAAAATTCGGACCAAGAGTAAGGGCGACGGTCCAATGAAAAGAGTACTCATCGTGCCCAAACAGCGACGGAAAAAACCTTCCCAGGAATAATCCGGATAAAGCGGGGCGGAGAAACATTCTCCGCCCCTTTTTTTATTCCAGGCAACTTGCATGAATCACCAGAAAGACACCATAGCTGCCATTTCAACCCCGGTAGGCCTGGGGGCAGTGGGCATTGTCAGGCTGAGCGGACCGGATGCCCTGGCCATAACCGGCAAAATCTTTACCCCGGGCAGAAAAAAGAAAAGCCTTGAGCCCTACAGGCTTGTCCACGGCTGGATTGCCAGCATCAGCGGGGAAGCTCTGGATGAAGTGCTGGTCAGCTTCATGCCCGGGCCGGGATCATATACAGGGGAAGACACCATTGAAATCAACTGCCACGGAAATCCTGCTATTCTGGAAGGAGTGCTGGAGGCAGTGCTGGCCCTGGGAGCCAGGATGGCAGAACCTGGTGAGTTCACCAAGCGGGCCTTTTTAAATGGCAAGATGGACCTGACCCGGGCCGAAGCAGTCATTGAATTGATCAATGCCCCCACTCAGGCCGGAGTATTCATGGCCAGAAACAAGCTCCAGGGACTTCTGGCCGAAAAAATCCAGGGACTCAGACAGAGCCTTGAGGAACTCAAAAAACAGCTCTGCCTGGCGGTTGACTTCCCTGAAGAGGAAATTGAATGCCTTTCCCAAAAGGACCTTGCCGGCCAAGCCCTTGCCTGCTGCACTGATCTCAGAGGGCTGATCACTGATTCGGACCAGAACAGGATCTGGACTGATGGAGCCCTGGTGGTCCTGACCGGACGGGTCAATGCCGGCAAGTCAAGCCTGATGAACGCCATACTGGGCAGGGAAAGAGCCATTGTCACCGAACTTCCCGGAACCACCAGGGACTACCTGGAAGAAGGGCTGAATCTGAAAGGTTTGCCAGTAAGGCTGGTGGATACAGCCGGACTCAGGGCCACAGCTGATCAGGTGGAAAAAAAAGGTATGGAAAGGGGCTGGGAACTGATCAGGTCGGCTCATGTCCTGGTGCTGGTCATGGACGCCACCCTTGCTCCTTCCCCCCAGGACCAGGAAGTCCTGGCCCAGACAGACCCTGAAAAACTGATCATTGCCCTGAATAAATGGGACCTGGCAGCATCGCCTCTGCCCTGGATCAAAACTATTGAACATGATTACCCGGATGTCCTGAAAATTTCCGCCAAAACAGGGCTCGGCCTGGAACAACTCCTGTCCAGGATCAGGCAGAAAGCCTTAGCTGGGCAGGAGCTGGACCCCGGGGGTTGTCTGCTGCCCAATTTGAGGCAGAAGTCCTGTCTGGAAAAAGCCGTTCTTGAGCTTGAAGCCCTGGCTGGGGAAGCCCTGGCAGGAATTCCTTATGATCTCCTGGCTGCCAGACTTGATTATGCATGCGCTGAACTGGACCAGATCACCGGGAGGATCACTCCGGATGAAGTCCTTGATTCGATCTTTGACAACTTCTGCATCGGCAAATAACCTGTTCACCATGAAAATAACAACCATCAAGTCAGTCCCTGAGCTTAAGACCGCTCAGGAGCAGGAATTCGATATGGAAACCCTGTACGTGGAGTGCAGCCGGTGC from the Desulfonatronovibrio hydrogenovorans DSM 9292 genome contains:
- the mnmE gene encoding tRNA uridine-5-carboxymethylaminomethyl(34) synthesis GTPase MnmE, which translates into the protein MNHQKDTIAAISTPVGLGAVGIVRLSGPDALAITGKIFTPGRKKKSLEPYRLVHGWIASISGEALDEVLVSFMPGPGSYTGEDTIEINCHGNPAILEGVLEAVLALGARMAEPGEFTKRAFLNGKMDLTRAEAVIELINAPTQAGVFMARNKLQGLLAEKIQGLRQSLEELKKQLCLAVDFPEEEIECLSQKDLAGQALACCTDLRGLITDSDQNRIWTDGALVVLTGRVNAGKSSLMNAILGRERAIVTELPGTTRDYLEEGLNLKGLPVRLVDTAGLRATADQVEKKGMERGWELIRSAHVLVLVMDATLAPSPQDQEVLAQTDPEKLIIALNKWDLAASPLPWIKTIEHDYPDVLKISAKTGLGLEQLLSRIRQKALAGQELDPGGCLLPNLRQKSCLEKAVLELEALAGEALAGIPYDLLAARLDYACAELDQITGRITPDEVLDSIFDNFCIGK